CGGGTGCGGCCGGGATGGGCGCCGGTTCCCCGCGATCGCCGATGTTCACGTAGGTCACGTCGGCGCCGGTCACCTTGACGGCCTCGCCGTCGCGGCGCTCGGCTTCGACCTCGATGCGCACGGTGACGGAGGTGTGCCCCGTCCGCTCGATCTCGGTGTAGAAGCTGACGAGGTCGCCCACCCGCACCGGGGCGTGGAAGACGACCTTCTCCATCGCCACGGTCACCACGCGGCGGCAGCCGTGGCGGTGGGCGGCCACGGCGCCGGCCTGGTCGATGTGGCTGAGGATGACGCCGCCGAAGATGGTGCCGTGGGCGTTGGTGTCGC
The bacterium genome window above contains:
- a CDS encoding acyl-CoA thioesterase; the protein is MSQTRREPAIRVLMMPRDTNAHGTIFGGVILSHIDQAGAVAAHRHGCRRVVTVAMEKVVFHAPVRVGDLVSFYTEIERTGHTSVTVRIEVEAERRDGEAVKVTGADVTYVNIGDRGEPAPIPAAPGS